In Streptacidiphilus sp. P02-A3a, the DNA window CCTCGTCATCGAAGCGGTAACCGACGCGGGTGACGACCTTCTTGCCGTCCTTCTCCACGACGAGCTGAACGTTGCTCACGTGGATCGGGGCCTCAGTGGTCACGATGCCGCCGGTCTGGGCACCACGGGCGGTCTGGCCGACCTTGGTGTGCTTCTTGACCCGGTTGACACCCTCGACCAGGACGCGGTTCTCAGTCGGGATGGCCTGGATGACCT includes these proteins:
- the rplX gene encoding 50S ribosomal protein L24; the protein is MKIKKGDLVQVITGKDKGKQGKVIQAIPTENRVLVEGVNRVKKHTKVGQTARGAQTGGIVTTEAPIHVSNVQLVVEKDGKKVVTRVGYRFDDEGNKIRVAKRTGEDI